A part of Paenarthrobacter sp. A20 genomic DNA contains:
- a CDS encoding biotin-dependent carboxyltransferase family protein produces MSGEILIQQPGNSVVTDLGRTRGPRFGLPVNGALDQYSARAANILAGNLDNHPLVEITALDFRMKATTDILIAVTGAPLTLTIGGRPSTQWEPVSVRAGETVSIRGIHHGLRAYLAVHGSIEAETLLGSVAPDTVVGFGLQLKEGTSLLARKSVGPVRQPYFDLPLFRLGLERPRMDSDLLVDVTDGPDVAEFGESGELLFTSEYAVSGRSNHIGLRLGGELPERTSSGEVLSRGVPVGAVEVPSREELLVLHRGRGVTAGYPVLAVVTSTGLDVLAQARPGDKVRFRKTTVAEATATHRRSRAQLETLRESVNTVFGLLGIGCRPQWQDLPVAACS; encoded by the coding sequence ATGAGCGGCGAAATCCTGATCCAGCAGCCCGGCAATTCGGTTGTCACGGACCTTGGAAGGACCCGCGGCCCCCGTTTCGGACTTCCCGTCAACGGTGCCCTGGACCAGTACTCGGCCCGTGCCGCCAACATCCTGGCCGGCAACCTGGACAACCATCCCTTGGTAGAGATCACCGCCCTCGACTTCCGGATGAAGGCCACCACCGACATCCTGATCGCCGTCACTGGTGCTCCGCTCACGCTCACTATTGGTGGGCGCCCCTCCACCCAGTGGGAACCCGTCTCGGTCCGTGCAGGTGAAACAGTGTCCATCCGGGGGATCCACCACGGCCTCCGCGCGTACCTGGCCGTCCACGGCTCGATCGAGGCAGAAACACTGCTGGGCAGCGTCGCCCCGGACACCGTGGTGGGCTTCGGGCTTCAGCTCAAAGAAGGGACCAGCCTCCTGGCCCGCAAGAGTGTTGGCCCCGTTCGTCAGCCGTATTTTGATCTTCCGCTCTTCCGGCTGGGCCTTGAACGGCCCCGCATGGACTCAGACTTGTTGGTCGACGTGACCGACGGGCCGGACGTCGCCGAGTTTGGTGAATCCGGCGAGTTGCTCTTTACCTCGGAATACGCCGTCAGTGGCCGCAGCAACCACATCGGTTTGCGGCTCGGCGGGGAACTTCCGGAAAGAACCTCAAGCGGCGAAGTCCTTTCCCGCGGAGTGCCAGTGGGCGCCGTCGAGGTTCCTTCAAGGGAAGAGCTGCTGGTACTGCACCGGGGCCGCGGCGTCACCGCCGGGTATCCCGTACTCGCAGTAGTTACCAGCACCGGACTGGATGTCCTGGCCCAAGCGAGGCCAGGGGACAAAGTCCGTTTTCGGAAAACCACAGTGGCAGAAGCAACTGCCACCCACAGGCGCTCGCGGGCCCAACTTGAAACCCTCCGCGAATCCGTCAACACCGTCTTCGGACTCCTCGGCATCGGATGCCGTCCCCAGTGGCAGGACCTACCAGTTGCGGCATGCAGCTAA
- a CDS encoding allophanate hydrolase subunit 1 has translation MPVLTAAPTEIYESGDSALRVVAISEAGEQNWLTVHGLADWLESCGAEGLHGAVPTYDSVLVEFDPILVSARQVRAFVKLGLLEIAHSGETANAPREFDVPVAYGGEYGPDLERVAQYQGIAADEVIRLHTEKTYTVRCLGAPAGSPMMDGPAFPKPVPRLKDPRLSVPAGAVAVAGRQAVIAPAVAPGGWCVIGQTPLSVLNIRREPLVPYKPGDILRFRQIRSEDFSDFVGMELEPLP, from the coding sequence ATGCCCGTGCTCACAGCGGCTCCCACCGAGATCTACGAATCCGGAGACTCCGCACTGCGTGTGGTTGCTATCTCCGAAGCGGGCGAACAGAACTGGCTGACCGTGCACGGACTGGCCGACTGGCTGGAAAGCTGCGGCGCTGAAGGCCTGCACGGAGCAGTTCCTACCTATGACTCCGTGCTGGTTGAATTCGATCCGATCCTCGTTTCGGCACGCCAGGTGCGCGCCTTCGTCAAACTCGGTCTCCTGGAAATCGCCCATTCCGGCGAGACAGCCAACGCACCCCGCGAGTTCGACGTTCCCGTGGCCTATGGCGGCGAGTACGGTCCGGACCTGGAGCGCGTTGCGCAGTACCAAGGGATTGCTGCGGACGAAGTCATCCGCCTCCACACTGAAAAGACCTACACCGTTCGTTGCCTGGGCGCGCCCGCAGGCTCGCCCATGATGGATGGCCCCGCGTTCCCCAAACCGGTGCCGCGCCTCAAGGACCCACGGCTCAGCGTTCCCGCTGGTGCAGTGGCCGTAGCCGGGCGACAAGCTGTCATCGCTCCGGCGGTGGCCCCCGGAGGCTGGTGCGTCATTGGACAGACCCCGCTGTCAGTCCTGAACATCCGTCGTGAACCGTTGGTCCCTTACAAGCCGGGCGACATCCTGCGGTTCCGGCAGATCCGCTCCGAGGACTTCAGCGACTTCGTGGGCATGGAACTGGAGCCCCTGCCATGA
- a CDS encoding LamB/YcsF family protein produces MNPTIDLVADLGEGFGAYTIGDDSELLEIVTSANIACGFHAGDPDIMAATVAACVRRGVGIGAHPSFPDLRGFGRRDMGLSASEVQNDVLYQLGALNGFASFHGTKVTHIAPHGRLGNLVAVRADYAQAVADAAARVDNELIVVAQEGELAAASRNAGLDVAIVGIVDRAYQEDGTLVPRSQPGAVLHDPTEIVERTLRMVVEGKIRCANGVDLDIDVDTLLLHGDNPGAVELARRIRSALISAGVTISPLTEVMDAKRKAA; encoded by the coding sequence GTGAACCCGACAATTGATCTTGTAGCGGATCTTGGAGAGGGATTTGGCGCCTACACCATTGGCGACGACTCCGAACTCCTGGAGATCGTAACAAGTGCCAATATCGCATGCGGGTTCCATGCCGGTGACCCCGACATCATGGCCGCCACTGTTGCCGCATGCGTTCGCCGCGGAGTAGGCATCGGGGCTCACCCGAGCTTCCCGGACCTGCGTGGGTTTGGTCGGCGTGACATGGGACTTTCTGCCAGCGAGGTTCAGAACGATGTCCTGTACCAACTGGGTGCCCTCAACGGCTTCGCGTCTTTCCACGGCACCAAGGTCACGCACATCGCTCCACACGGCCGGCTCGGCAACCTCGTCGCTGTCCGCGCCGACTACGCCCAGGCTGTGGCTGACGCTGCGGCCCGCGTGGACAACGAGCTCATCGTGGTGGCCCAGGAAGGCGAACTGGCTGCAGCGTCACGCAACGCCGGGCTCGACGTCGCAATCGTCGGCATCGTGGACCGTGCCTACCAGGAAGACGGCACGCTGGTTCCCCGCAGCCAGCCAGGTGCTGTGCTGCACGATCCCACGGAGATTGTTGAGCGCACGCTCCGCATGGTGGTTGAGGGCAAGATCCGCTGCGCCAACGGTGTGGACCTGGACATCGACGTCGACACCCTCCTCCTGCACGGGGACAACCCCGGCGCCGTGGAACTGGCCCGCCGGATCCGTTCCGCACTCATCTCCGCCGGCGTCACCATCTCCCCCCTCACGGAGGTCATGGACGCCAAGAGGAAGGCGGCCTGA
- a CDS encoding LysR substrate-binding domain-containing protein, giving the protein MDTRKLSYFVQIVDSGSITKAAAALHVAQPALSQQVSALENDLKQRLLIRSKQGVEPTAAGHTLYRHAQSILRLVEQARQDVASSGAAPSGRVSIAIAPYSMASSLTPQIISEVGRRYPDIVVHLTEIFGGVLSEAIKNGRLDMALIYEPGKIRGVQFTTMIVEDLHLVVHPDVDIDHGRDTITLAEASTVGLFLPEKNHTLRQLIEKGLADQDLPLKLVGEVESVPSLTRLIRANLGGTVLPKSAADALFPDQDFKVLRIVEPGLQSKIALCTPDHEPLSEAASAVLLVVKEMLHQQLINKYGTDPVQLPAHP; this is encoded by the coding sequence ATGGATACGCGCAAGCTCTCATACTTCGTGCAGATCGTTGATTCAGGCAGCATCACCAAAGCCGCGGCCGCGCTCCACGTGGCCCAGCCGGCCTTGAGCCAGCAGGTATCAGCACTGGAGAACGACCTCAAGCAGCGCCTGCTGATCCGTAGCAAACAAGGCGTGGAACCCACCGCTGCCGGGCACACGCTCTACCGCCACGCACAGTCGATCCTGCGGCTGGTGGAACAGGCCAGGCAAGACGTCGCATCCTCGGGGGCCGCACCCTCCGGCCGCGTCTCCATAGCGATCGCGCCTTACAGCATGGCCTCCAGCCTGACACCCCAGATCATCAGCGAAGTTGGCCGGCGCTACCCGGACATCGTGGTCCATCTGACGGAGATCTTCGGCGGCGTATTGAGCGAGGCCATCAAGAACGGCCGCCTGGACATGGCACTGATCTACGAGCCCGGGAAGATCCGTGGGGTTCAGTTCACCACCATGATCGTGGAAGACCTCCACTTGGTGGTGCACCCTGATGTGGACATCGACCACGGCAGGGACACCATCACCCTTGCCGAAGCCAGCACCGTGGGGCTGTTCCTCCCGGAAAAGAACCACACCCTGCGCCAGCTCATCGAGAAGGGTTTGGCTGATCAGGACCTGCCGTTGAAACTGGTGGGCGAAGTGGAATCCGTCCCCTCCCTCACCCGGCTCATCCGCGCCAACCTCGGCGGCACGGTGTTGCCCAAGTCGGCCGCGGATGCGCTCTTCCCGGACCAGGACTTCAAGGTGCTGCGGATCGTGGAACCCGGACTGCAGAGCAAAATCGCCCTCTGCACCCCGGACCACGAGCCACTGTCCGAGGCTGCCTCTGCCGTGCTGCTGGTGGTCAAGGAGATGCTGCATCAACAATTGATCAACAAGTATGGGACCGACCCCGTGCAACTCCCGGCCCATCCATAA
- a CDS encoding 4-carboxy-4-hydroxy-2-oxoadipate aldolase/oxaloacetate decarboxylase, with product MIHVKTKFERPDADVVSRLAAFSSATIHEAQGRRGALSSRIKPIDRSMSFCGPAVTVACAPQDNLMLQVAIHYAQAGDVVLVGAQEMAEAGTFGDVLGNAMKAKGIAAMVTDSGVRDTQDLIELGLPVFSGSVSIKGTVKETLGPINHPIVFGDEIIYPGDILRGDADGVVVVRREEAEEVIALSQARDDHERELIKLYHDGGNTIELCGLTDKLKEKGLLVED from the coding sequence ATGATCCACGTCAAGACCAAATTCGAGCGCCCCGATGCGGACGTCGTCAGCCGCCTCGCGGCCTTTTCCTCCGCCACGATCCACGAAGCACAGGGCCGCCGTGGCGCCTTGAGTTCCAGGATCAAGCCGATCGACCGTTCCATGTCCTTCTGCGGTCCCGCCGTCACGGTCGCCTGCGCACCCCAGGACAACCTCATGCTCCAGGTCGCCATCCACTACGCACAGGCCGGCGACGTGGTGCTGGTCGGCGCCCAGGAAATGGCGGAAGCCGGCACGTTCGGTGACGTCCTGGGCAACGCCATGAAGGCCAAGGGCATCGCCGCGATGGTCACTGATTCCGGCGTGCGCGATACCCAGGACCTGATTGAACTCGGCCTGCCCGTCTTCTCCGGCAGCGTCAGCATCAAGGGCACTGTCAAGGAAACCCTCGGCCCCATCAACCACCCGATCGTCTTCGGCGACGAAATCATTTATCCCGGCGACATCCTTCGTGGTGACGCTGACGGCGTGGTGGTTGTCCGCCGCGAGGAGGCGGAGGAAGTCATCGCACTGTCCCAGGCCCGCGACGACCACGAGCGCGAACTCATCAAGCTCTACCACGACGGTGGCAACACCATCGAGCTGTGCGGCCTCACCGACAAGCTCAAGGAGAAGGGCCTCCTGGTCGAAGACTAG
- a CDS encoding aspartate transaminase: MSDYLPASRVTRIKSSASVAAAARVRELKAEGIPIIDMTVGEPDFDTPDHIKAAAIEAINNGETKYTSVTGTPELQTAILRKIEGHTGHHYGRNQLTIGGGAKQVLYVALMASLNAGDEVIVPAPYWVSYPDMVLANDGTPVIIACGEDTGFKLTPDALAKAITPNTKWLILNAPSNPTGAVYTREELQALGAVLEQHPQVFILTDEIYDEIHFGDGRVTSLVTAVPALKDRILLVNGVSKAYAMTGWRLGYGVGPAPLIAAMNKLQSQTSSCPSSISQAAAVAALNGDQSFVRDSVEVYRKRRDTAVEGLNAINGLSVAPAEGAFYAYVNCGGVIGKATPDGKVIENDQDFTLYLLDAARVAVIQGSAYGLGPYFRISFATSLETINAGVDSIRDAVNALN; the protein is encoded by the coding sequence ATGTCCGACTACCTGCCGGCGTCGAGGGTCACCCGCATCAAGTCCTCAGCGAGCGTCGCCGCGGCCGCCCGCGTCCGCGAACTCAAAGCCGAAGGCATCCCGATTATCGACATGACCGTCGGCGAGCCGGACTTTGATACCCCGGACCACATCAAAGCCGCCGCCATCGAGGCGATCAACAACGGCGAGACCAAGTACACGTCGGTGACTGGCACGCCGGAGCTGCAGACCGCCATCCTGCGCAAAATCGAGGGCCACACCGGCCACCATTATGGGCGCAACCAGCTGACCATCGGCGGCGGAGCCAAGCAGGTCCTGTACGTTGCCCTGATGGCATCCCTTAATGCGGGCGATGAAGTGATCGTCCCCGCGCCGTACTGGGTTTCCTACCCGGACATGGTTCTCGCCAACGACGGCACTCCTGTGATCATTGCCTGCGGCGAAGATACGGGCTTCAAGCTCACCCCGGATGCCCTTGCAAAGGCCATCACCCCCAACACCAAGTGGCTCATCCTCAACGCGCCGTCCAACCCCACCGGCGCCGTGTACACCCGCGAGGAACTGCAGGCACTCGGTGCGGTCCTTGAGCAGCACCCGCAAGTCTTCATCCTCACTGACGAGATTTACGACGAAATCCACTTCGGCGACGGCCGCGTGACCAGCCTGGTCACGGCGGTGCCGGCGCTCAAGGACCGCATCCTGCTGGTCAACGGCGTCTCCAAGGCCTATGCCATGACCGGCTGGCGGCTCGGCTACGGCGTGGGACCGGCTCCCCTGATTGCGGCCATGAACAAGCTGCAATCCCAGACGTCATCGTGTCCGTCGTCCATCAGCCAGGCCGCCGCAGTGGCGGCGCTGAACGGTGATCAGTCGTTCGTCCGCGACAGCGTGGAGGTGTACCGCAAGCGCCGGGATACCGCCGTCGAGGGTCTCAACGCCATCAACGGCCTGTCCGTCGCGCCGGCTGAAGGCGCCTTCTATGCCTACGTGAACTGCGGAGGGGTAATCGGCAAGGCTACGCCCGACGGCAAGGTCATCGAGAACGACCAGGACTTCACGCTCTACCTGTTGGACGCCGCACGCGTGGCCGTCATCCAAGGCTCGGCCTACGGCCTGGGCCCGTACTTCCGGATCTCCTTCGCCACCTCGCTGGAGACCATCAACGCCGGCGTGGACTCCATCCGCGATGCCGTCAACGCCCTCAACTAG
- a CDS encoding nuclear transport factor 2 family protein, translated as MSNDVNSWMDKYERAWTSNEPDDIRALFTEDAVYNDRPNTSKPWNGHEEIVKGWADAGDQPEDWTFEWTLLGREGDTAFVQGLTTYLNGDPTYDNLWVIRFAEDGRAREFTEWYMARK; from the coding sequence ATGAGCAATGATGTGAATTCCTGGATGGACAAGTACGAACGCGCCTGGACGTCGAATGAGCCCGACGACATCCGGGCGCTCTTCACGGAAGATGCCGTCTACAACGACCGGCCCAACACCTCGAAACCCTGGAACGGCCACGAAGAGATCGTCAAAGGGTGGGCCGACGCCGGTGACCAGCCCGAGGATTGGACCTTCGAGTGGACGCTCCTGGGCAGGGAAGGCGATACTGCCTTCGTCCAAGGCCTCACCACGTATCTGAACGGGGACCCCACCTACGACAATCTGTGGGTGATCCGCTTCGCTGAGGACGGCCGGGCACGCGAGTTCACGGAATGGTACATGGCCCGCAAATAG
- a CDS encoding aldolase/citrate lyase family protein: protein MPIRLSPTFYSALSEAGRPLAGMWVCSGSPLVAEICAGSGLDWVLIDAEHSPNGLESILAQLHAVSGYPVQAMVRPPVNDTVVIKQYLDLGVQNLMIPMVNSAFDAATAVAAVRYPPHGVRGVGSALARSARWNRVPDYLATASETISLTVQIESEAAASAVKEILAVDGVDGIFLGPSDLAASMGLLGQQENPMVRAVVEHCLEAAKAAGKPAGVNAFNESTARAYLDAGASFVLVGADVAVLARASEGFASTFIPVSETAERESY, encoded by the coding sequence ATGCCAATTCGACTAAGCCCCACCTTCTACTCGGCCCTCTCTGAGGCCGGCCGGCCCCTGGCGGGCATGTGGGTCTGCTCCGGCAGCCCACTGGTCGCCGAGATCTGCGCCGGATCCGGTCTGGACTGGGTACTGATCGACGCCGAGCACAGTCCCAACGGGCTCGAATCGATCCTCGCCCAACTCCATGCCGTCAGCGGTTACCCCGTACAGGCCATGGTCCGTCCACCGGTCAACGACACCGTGGTCATCAAGCAGTACCTGGACCTCGGTGTGCAGAACCTGATGATCCCCATGGTGAACTCGGCCTTTGATGCCGCGACTGCGGTTGCCGCTGTCCGCTACCCGCCGCACGGTGTTCGCGGCGTCGGATCCGCACTGGCCCGTTCCGCACGCTGGAACCGCGTCCCGGACTACCTGGCTACCGCCTCGGAGACCATCAGCCTCACCGTCCAGATCGAATCCGAAGCCGCAGCATCCGCGGTGAAAGAGATCCTGGCCGTCGACGGCGTGGACGGCATCTTCCTGGGCCCCTCGGACCTCGCAGCATCCATGGGCCTGCTGGGACAGCAGGAAAATCCCATGGTGAGGGCCGTCGTCGAGCACTGCCTTGAAGCCGCCAAAGCGGCTGGGAAACCGGCCGGCGTGAACGCCTTCAACGAATCAACCGCCCGGGCCTATCTCGACGCCGGTGCCTCCTTTGTGCTGGTCGGCGCCGATGTAGCGGTGCTGGCCCGCGCGTCGGAAGGGTTCGCGTCAACGTTCATTCCCGTGTCTGAAACGGCTGAGCGCGAAAGCTACTGA
- the hpaH gene encoding 2-oxo-hept-4-ene-1,7-dioate hydratase, with amino-acid sequence MLDAKTIEAIADELLEAGRNRKPVPRLTARYPDMTVEDSYAVQQLWMRRNEEAGRTLVGRKIGLTSKAMQAATGITEPDYGAIFDDMVLDTGCSVEWDKYTHPRVEVELAFVLKDALKGPGCTIFDVLNATDYVVPALEILDSRIEMEGRTIVDTISDNAAMGAMVVGGRPVRPDAVDLRWVSAILYKNQTVEETGVAAGVLDHPANGVHWLANKIAAHGDSMKAGDIVLAGSFTRPLWVYKGDTVHADYGPLGVVTCQFD; translated from the coding sequence ATGTTGGACGCGAAGACGATCGAAGCCATTGCCGACGAGCTCCTCGAAGCCGGCCGGAACCGCAAACCGGTGCCGCGCCTCACCGCCCGCTACCCCGACATGACGGTGGAGGACTCCTACGCCGTGCAGCAGTTGTGGATGCGGCGGAACGAGGAAGCCGGTCGCACGTTGGTGGGGCGCAAGATCGGCCTCACGTCCAAGGCCATGCAAGCCGCCACAGGCATCACCGAACCGGATTACGGTGCCATTTTTGATGACATGGTCCTGGATACCGGGTGCTCCGTGGAGTGGGACAAGTACACGCATCCCCGGGTTGAGGTGGAACTTGCCTTTGTCCTCAAGGACGCGCTGAAGGGGCCAGGCTGCACCATCTTCGATGTCCTCAACGCCACCGACTACGTGGTTCCGGCCCTCGAAATCCTGGACTCCAGGATCGAGATGGAGGGCCGGACCATCGTGGACACCATCTCGGACAACGCCGCGATGGGCGCCATGGTGGTGGGCGGCCGCCCGGTGCGGCCGGACGCCGTCGACCTCCGATGGGTCTCCGCCATCCTGTACAAAAACCAGACCGTGGAAGAGACCGGCGTCGCGGCCGGAGTACTCGACCACCCGGCCAACGGAGTGCACTGGCTGGCCAACAAGATCGCCGCGCATGGGGACTCGATGAAGGCCGGAGACATCGTCCTCGCGGGCTCGTTTACGCGCCCGCTGTGGGTGTACAAAGGGGATACCGTGCACGCTGATTACGGACCGTTGGGAGTGGTGACATGCCAATTCGACTAA
- the hpaD gene encoding 3,4-dihydroxyphenylacetate 2,3-dioxygenase — MSNFTGPIPTPTVPAPDIVRCAYLELVVTDLAKSRAFYVDLLGLHVTEEDENTIYLRSFEEFIHHNLVLRKGPVAAAAAFAYRVKSPAEVDAAEAYYRELGCRVERRKEGFTKGVGDSVRVEDPLGFPYEFFYDVEHVERLTQRYDLYSAGELVRLDHFNQVTPDVPRGRKYLEDLGFRVSEDIKDSDGVTYAAWMHRKQTVHDTALTGGNGPRLHHIAFSTHEKHNIIQICDKMGALRISDRIERGPGRHGVSNAFYLYILDPDGHRVEIYTQDYYTGDPDNPTVTWDVHDNQRRDWWGNPVVPSWYTEASLVLDLDGNPQPIIEREDKSEMAVTVGADGFSYTRPDAASGEAAEGFKLGAQV; from the coding sequence ATGAGCAACTTCACCGGCCCCATCCCCACGCCCACGGTCCCGGCACCGGACATCGTCCGCTGCGCCTACCTGGAACTCGTAGTCACGGACCTGGCCAAATCCCGCGCGTTCTACGTGGACCTCCTCGGCCTGCACGTCACCGAGGAAGACGAGAACACCATCTACCTGCGCTCCTTCGAGGAGTTCATTCACCACAACCTGGTGTTGCGCAAGGGCCCGGTGGCCGCAGCAGCAGCGTTCGCGTACCGCGTGAAGTCCCCGGCTGAAGTGGACGCCGCCGAGGCGTACTACCGCGAACTGGGTTGCCGGGTGGAGCGCCGCAAGGAAGGCTTCACCAAAGGCGTGGGCGACTCCGTCCGCGTGGAAGATCCGTTGGGCTTCCCGTACGAGTTCTTCTACGACGTTGAGCACGTCGAACGCCTCACCCAGCGCTACGACCTCTACTCCGCCGGCGAACTGGTCCGCCTGGACCACTTCAACCAGGTCACCCCGGACGTCCCGCGCGGCCGCAAGTACCTCGAAGACCTCGGCTTCCGCGTCTCCGAAGACATCAAGGACTCCGACGGCGTCACGTACGCCGCGTGGATGCACCGCAAGCAGACCGTGCACGACACCGCACTGACCGGTGGCAACGGACCCCGCCTGCACCACATCGCGTTCTCCACGCACGAGAAGCACAACATCATCCAGATCTGCGACAAGATGGGCGCCCTGCGCATCTCCGACCGCATCGAACGCGGCCCCGGCCGCCACGGCGTGTCCAACGCGTTCTACCTCTACATCCTGGACCCGGACGGCCACCGCGTGGAGATCTACACCCAGGACTACTACACCGGCGATCCGGACAACCCCACGGTCACCTGGGACGTCCACGACAACCAGCGCCGCGACTGGTGGGGCAACCCCGTGGTCCCGTCCTGGTACACCGAGGCCTCCCTGGTCCTGGACCTCGACGGCAACCCCCAGCCCATCATCGAACGCGAGGACAAATCCGAAATGGCCGTCACCGTGGGCGCCGACGGCTTCTCCTACACCCGCCCGGACGCGGCGTCCGGCGAGGCTGCCGAAGGATTCAAGCTCGGGGCGCAGGTCTAG
- the hpaE gene encoding 5-carboxymethyl-2-hydroxymuconate semialdehyde dehydrogenase, whose amino-acid sequence MTTSVETAKHYIPENLPSHIQHFINGEFVDSVSGKTFDVLDPVSNGNYATAAAGQKEDIDLAVAAAREAFVNGPWPKMKPRERARVLHKIADAVEAQEARLAELETFDTGLPITQAKGQALRAAENFRFFADLIVAQFDDAMKVPGSQINYVNRKPIGVAGLITPWNTPFMLESWKLAPALATGNTVVLKPAEFTPLSASLWAQIFKDAGLPDGVFNLVNGLGEEAGDALVKHPDVPLISFTGETTTGQTIFRNAAANLKGLSMELGGKSPCVVFADADLDAAIDSALFGVFSLNGERCTAGSRILVERAIYDEFCEKYAARAKNIVVGDPHDPKTQVGALVHPEHYNKVASYVEIGKSEGRLLAGGGRPDHLPEGNYIAPTVFADVAPDARIFQEEIFGPVVAITPFENDDEALALANNTKYGLAAYIWTQNLTRAHNFSQNVEAGMVWLNSHNVRDLRTPFGGVKASGLGHEGGYRSIDFYTDQQAVHITLGSVHTPKFGA is encoded by the coding sequence ATGACGACCTCTGTAGAGACCGCCAAGCATTACATTCCCGAGAACCTGCCGTCCCACATCCAGCACTTCATCAATGGCGAGTTCGTTGACTCCGTGTCCGGTAAGACGTTCGATGTCCTGGACCCGGTGTCCAACGGCAACTACGCCACCGCGGCTGCAGGCCAGAAGGAAGACATTGACCTCGCTGTCGCCGCGGCACGCGAAGCCTTCGTCAATGGCCCGTGGCCGAAGATGAAGCCGCGCGAACGTGCCCGTGTGCTGCACAAGATCGCCGACGCCGTGGAGGCCCAGGAAGCCCGCCTCGCCGAACTCGAAACGTTCGATACCGGCCTGCCGATCACCCAGGCCAAGGGCCAGGCGCTCCGAGCTGCCGAGAACTTCCGCTTCTTCGCGGACCTGATCGTGGCCCAGTTCGACGACGCCATGAAGGTCCCGGGCTCGCAGATCAACTACGTGAACCGGAAGCCGATCGGCGTCGCAGGCCTCATCACCCCGTGGAACACCCCGTTCATGCTGGAGTCCTGGAAGCTCGCCCCGGCCTTGGCAACGGGCAACACTGTGGTGCTCAAGCCTGCTGAGTTCACCCCCTTGTCCGCGTCCCTGTGGGCGCAGATCTTCAAGGACGCCGGCCTGCCCGACGGTGTATTCAACCTGGTCAACGGCCTGGGCGAAGAAGCCGGCGATGCCCTGGTGAAGCACCCTGACGTACCGTTGATCTCCTTCACCGGCGAGACCACCACGGGCCAGACCATCTTCCGCAACGCCGCAGCCAACCTCAAGGGCCTGTCTATGGAGCTCGGCGGCAAGTCCCCGTGCGTCGTGTTCGCTGACGCCGACCTGGATGCCGCGATCGATTCGGCATTGTTCGGGGTCTTCTCCCTCAACGGCGAACGCTGCACGGCCGGTTCCCGCATCCTGGTGGAGCGGGCCATCTACGACGAATTCTGTGAAAAGTACGCCGCCCGGGCTAAGAACATCGTGGTGGGCGATCCCCACGATCCCAAGACCCAGGTTGGTGCCTTGGTTCACCCGGAGCACTACAACAAGGTGGCGTCCTACGTGGAGATCGGCAAGTCTGAAGGTCGGCTCCTGGCCGGCGGCGGCCGACCCGACCACCTGCCCGAAGGCAACTACATCGCACCCACGGTGTTTGCCGACGTCGCGCCTGACGCGCGGATTTTCCAGGAGGAAATCTTCGGTCCCGTCGTGGCCATCACGCCCTTCGAGAACGACGACGAAGCCCTCGCCTTGGCGAACAACACCAAGTACGGCCTGGCGGCCTACATCTGGACCCAGAACCTGACCCGGGCCCACAACTTCTCCCAAAACGTGGAGGCCGGCATGGTGTGGCTCAACAGCCACAACGTCCGCGACCTCCGGACCCCGTTCGGTGGCGTGAAAGCTTCCGGCCTGGGCCATGAGGGTGGCTACCGCTCCATCGATTTCTACACCGACCAGCAGGCCGTGCACATCACGCTCGGATCCGTTCACACCCCCAAATTCGGCGCCTAA